One window of Lepeophtheirus salmonis chromosome Z, UVic_Lsal_1.4, whole genome shotgun sequence genomic DNA carries:
- the LOC121130013 gene encoding uncharacterized protein: protein MKSFVVSALVLCSAISIDAGVFFRRTGRTSEPLSSYGAGQFGAASTVEQVSSSFGGSGSSFGGSASSFGGSAAAGGVESVPATPVVAILSETNNAPGTLGDNSDFDNAFEAENGIKQEAVGSTVVLGEDSVVTMTGSYEYVGKDGQTYVVDWVADENGFQPSAAHLPKEVPIPFPEIAEAVAAQIAFAAQEDAAVGSAAAGGFQQSFSASGQSESVAPLSNYGRK from the exons ATGAAGAGTTTT GTTGTTTCTGCTTTGGTACTCTGCTCCGCCATCAGCATTGATGCTGGAGTATTCTTTAGAAGAACGGGTCGTACCTCTGAACCACTCAGCTCATATGGAGCAGGACAATTTGGAGCTGCTTCAACTGTTGAGCAAGTATCATCATCTTTCGGTGGATCTGGTTCATCCTTCGGTGGATCTGCTTCATCCTTCGGTGGATCTGCTGCTGCTGGAGGCGTCGAATCTGTACCTGCTACTCCCGTTGTTGCCATCTTGAGTGAAACTAACAATGCTCCCGGAACCCTTGGAGACAACAGCGACTTCGATAATGCATTCGAAGCCGAAAACGGAATCAAACAAGAAGCTGTTGGATCCACTGTTGTACTCGGTGAAGACTCTGTTGTTACCATGACTGGATCTTATGAATACGTTGGTAAAGATGGTCAAACCTACGTCGTTGACTGGGTCGCTGATGAGAATGGATTCCAACCCTCTGCTGCTCATCTCCCCAAGGAAGTCCCAATCCCTTTCCCCGAAATTGCTGAAGCAGTTGCAGCTCAAATCGCTTTCGCTGCTCAAGAAGATGCTGCTGTAGGATCTGCTGCCGCTGGTGGATTCCAACAATCTTTCAGTGCCTCTGGACAAAGCGAATCTGTTGCTCCTCTCTCCAACTACGGTcgcaaataa
- the LOC121130014 gene encoding uncharacterized protein → MKSFVVALVLCSAISIDAGVFFRRTGRTSEPLSSYGAGQFGAASSVEQVSSSFGGSAAAGGAASGPAAPVVAILSETNNAPGTLGDNSDFDNAFEAENGIKQEAVGSTVVLGEDSVVTMTGSYQYVGEDGQTYVVDWVADENGFQPSAAHLPKEVPIPFPEIAEAVAAQIAFAAQEDAAVGSATTGGLSGSPAAGGFQQSFGASGQSESVAPLSNYGR, encoded by the exons ATGAAGAGTTTT GTTGTTGCTTTGGTACTCTGCTCCGCCATCAGCATTGATGCTGGAGTATTCTTCAGAAGAACTGGTCGTACCTCTGAACCACTCAGCTCATACGGAGCAGGACAATTTGGAGCCGCTTCATCTGTTGAGCAAGTATCATCTTCTTTCGGTGGATCTGCTGCTGCTGGAGGAGCTGCATCTGGACCTGCTGCCCCCGTTGTCGCCATCTTGAGTGAAACTAACAATGCTCCTGGAACCCTTGGAGACAACAGCGACTTCGATAATGCATTCGAAGCCGAAAACGGAATCAAACAAGAAGCTGTTGGATCCACTGTTGTACTCGGTGAAGACTCTGTCGTTACAATGACTGGATCTTACCAATACGTTGGTGAAGATGGTCAGACCTACGTCGTTGACTGGGTCGCTGATGAGAATGGATTCCAACCTTCTGCCGCTCATCTCCCCAAGGAAGTCCCAATCCCATTCCCCGAAATTGCTGAAGCCGTTGCTGCTCAAATCGCTTTTGCTGCTCAAGAAGATGCTGCTGTAGGATCTGCTACCACTGGTGGATTAAGTGGTTCTCCCGCTGCTGGGGGATTCCAGCAATCCTTTGGTGCTTCTGGACAAAGCGAATCTGTTGCTCCCCTTTCTAACTACGGTCGTTAA
- the LOC121130009 gene encoding uncharacterized protein, producing MKSFVVSALVLCSAISIDAGVFFRRTGRTSEPLSSYVVGQFGASSSVDQISSPFIGSDSSFGGSAADAGSVESAPIAPVIAILSETNNAPGTLGDNSDFDNAFEAKNGIKQEAVGSTVVLNEDSVVIMTGSYEYVGEDGQTYVVDWVADENGFQPSAAHLPKEVPIPFPEIAEAVAAQIAFAAQEDAAGESAAAGSDEELVDSSAAAGEFQQSFGASGQSQSVALLSKYGQ from the exons ATGAAGAGTTTT GTTGTTTCTGCTTTGGTACTCTGCTCCGCCATCAGCATTGATGCTGGAGTATTCTTCAGAAGAACTGGTCGTACCTCTGAACCACTCAGCTCATACGTAGTAGGACAATTTGGAGCCTCTTCATCTGTTGACCAAATCTCATCTCCTTTCATTGGATCTGATTCATCTTTCGGTGGATCTGCTGCCGATGCTGGAAGTGTTGAATCTGCACCTATTGCTCCCGTCATCGCTATCTTGAGTGAAACCAACAATGCTCCTGGAACCCTTGGAGACAACAGCGACTTCGATAATGCATTTGAAGCCAAAAACGGAATCAAGCAAGAAGCTGTTGGATCAACTGTTGTCCTCAATGAAGACTCTGTCGTTATCATGACTGGATCTTATGAATATGTTGGTGAAGATGGTCAAACCTACGTCGTTGACTGGGTCGCTGATGAGAATGGATTCCAACCCTCTGCCGCTCATCTCCCCAAGGAAGTCCCAATCCCATTCCCTGAAATTGCTGAAGCTGTTGCCGCTCAAATCGCTTTCGCTGCTCAAGAAGATGCTGCTGGGGAATCTGCTGCCGCAGGTAGTGATGAGGAACTCGTTGATTCTTCTGCTGCTGCTGGTGAATTTCAACAATCCTTCGGTGCTTCTGGACAAAGCCAATCTGTTGCTCTCCTTTCCAAATACGGCCAATAG